Proteins from one Pseudoalteromonas rubra genomic window:
- a CDS encoding tetratricopeptide repeat protein yields the protein MLTSLLFSAAVALSPAELFKTLNQLKELNDKNPAQAVALFHQIQERLPTEPSKGLLKVYLTGLESGVRAYDYDAVSDIVAQLSRDPWQAYLQGEHIHVIGSVAIYHRRMHDYEYAEQLNKCALNYVADEKQYARIANNLAVVYRFTGQHKKATGILKEAMMLSDDREIIANIKNNLGNLYFDSNSYRNAQLMYIRAFLFHSETEQFGHAAGTGLNLLNTQIHLRDWGGFLRFKASVAVQVSASGQPVFSDFYQWQLAVFDTVVENRQLQGATQQKLIASMPTLIGSELTPSVDLYVQLLNNIPISEAWRKAKAKQQPAQLNKSNGGRIVIKRWCNRGVSSTMQSWG from the coding sequence ATGCTCACAAGCTTGTTGTTTTCCGCCGCTGTCGCTTTAAGTCCAGCGGAGCTATTTAAAACGCTTAACCAGTTGAAAGAGCTGAACGATAAAAACCCGGCTCAGGCGGTTGCACTGTTTCATCAGATACAGGAAAGATTGCCGACAGAACCCAGCAAAGGCCTGTTAAAGGTTTACCTTACGGGGCTTGAATCGGGCGTGCGGGCCTACGACTATGACGCGGTATCTGATATTGTTGCGCAGCTAAGTCGAGACCCGTGGCAGGCATACTTACAGGGAGAGCATATTCACGTCATTGGCTCTGTCGCGATTTATCATCGTCGCATGCATGATTATGAGTATGCTGAGCAGCTAAACAAATGCGCGCTGAATTATGTTGCCGACGAAAAACAATATGCACGCATAGCCAATAATCTGGCGGTGGTTTATCGCTTTACAGGACAACACAAAAAGGCAACCGGTATACTCAAAGAAGCAATGATGCTCTCGGATGACAGGGAGATAATTGCCAATATTAAAAACAACCTGGGTAATCTCTATTTTGACAGTAACAGCTATCGAAATGCCCAGCTAATGTATATTCGGGCCTTTTTATTCCATTCCGAGACTGAGCAATTTGGCCATGCGGCCGGTACGGGCCTGAATTTGCTTAATACTCAAATCCATTTACGTGACTGGGGCGGCTTTTTGCGCTTTAAGGCATCGGTTGCTGTTCAGGTAAGTGCCAGTGGTCAGCCGGTATTCAGTGACTTTTATCAATGGCAGCTGGCAGTGTTTGATACTGTGGTTGAAAATCGACAGTTGCAAGGGGCAACGCAACAAAAGCTGATTGCTTCCATGCCAACCCTGATCGGCTCAGAGTTGACTCCGTCGGTCGATCTATACGTTCAGCTGCTTAACAATATTCCCATTAGTGAAGCCTGGCGAAAGGCAAAAGCGAAGCAGCAACCTGCGCAGCTCAACAAGTCCAATGGCGGTCGCATTGTGATAAAGCGGTGGTGCAATCGCGGTGTTAGTTCAACAATGCAGAGCTGGGGTTAA
- a CDS encoding M6 family metalloprotease domain-containing protein, whose protein sequence is MKTLQSLCAIGALSVAALAHAGIPYNNTPYEFTQPDGQVISLFLQGNDYYAEQRTADGRLVVYDETLKGMAYAKVSNDGTELVSTGILVGKQGNISAKTVSEPQAGLTDAARATQVEKMRARMLGSHEAFHTSMLDTQSGEEISGQVKGLTIIIDFPDERGTISKAQVERFLNDLNYNEFGNAQSVRGYFRSVSGNKLDYTNTVTQYYTAKKNKAYYADSSLSSTVRSQELINEALQWLEYQQGFDFSQLTTNSSKQIRGLNIFYAGNSDSAWSKGLWPHMARLSPRFCADGVCSDRYQITDMRASLAIGTFVHESGHLITNWPDLYDYDGSSEGSVASFGVMGYGAIGTTNRYKPTPPVAHFRAIAGWDTVTELNPAINANAPSGRLSHTSHSGTSYKWTNPANSNEAFYIEAIHKSGQNSEQLDQGLAVWHVDSRGSNSNEWYPYIQMEHGDGNRDPEYKRNRGDGSDLFDVAGEFTHTLPNSQTSRGTNGLWWNGSDSGLRITNISDPAQTISFTIESEVQPDPDTYTGTLSDKQSVIEPNGSWFQYGGGTIALALSGPASADFDLKIEKWLSGRWQQVAISETPTSTESINYTASSGYYRFIVYSYSGAGSYTLRVSK, encoded by the coding sequence ATGAAAACACTACAATCATTGTGTGCCATTGGTGCACTGAGCGTTGCTGCACTTGCCCACGCAGGAATACCCTATAACAATACACCTTACGAATTCACTCAGCCTGACGGTCAGGTGATTAGCTTATTTCTGCAAGGTAATGATTATTATGCAGAGCAAAGAACCGCAGACGGCCGTTTGGTGGTCTACGATGAAACGTTAAAAGGGATGGCTTATGCAAAGGTCAGTAATGACGGCACTGAGCTGGTGTCTACCGGAATACTGGTTGGTAAACAGGGTAATATATCGGCAAAAACAGTCAGTGAGCCCCAGGCTGGACTAACGGATGCAGCCAGAGCTACGCAGGTAGAGAAAATGCGCGCACGGATGCTCGGAAGTCATGAGGCGTTTCACACTTCGATGCTTGACACTCAAAGTGGTGAGGAGATCAGTGGTCAGGTAAAAGGGCTGACAATTATCATTGATTTTCCGGATGAGCGGGGAACGATTTCAAAAGCTCAGGTCGAACGATTTTTGAATGATCTCAATTATAACGAGTTTGGTAATGCGCAGTCGGTCCGTGGCTATTTTCGCTCAGTATCCGGCAATAAACTGGATTACACGAATACAGTCACTCAGTATTACACGGCGAAAAAGAACAAAGCATATTATGCCGATTCCAGCCTCAGCTCAACGGTACGTTCTCAGGAGTTAATCAATGAGGCATTGCAATGGCTGGAGTATCAGCAAGGGTTTGATTTTTCTCAGTTAACGACGAACAGTAGTAAGCAGATCCGTGGTCTCAATATCTTTTATGCCGGTAACTCAGACAGTGCCTGGTCGAAAGGGTTATGGCCCCATATGGCGAGGCTTAGCCCGCGTTTCTGCGCCGACGGAGTTTGCTCCGATCGCTATCAAATCACAGATATGCGCGCCAGCCTGGCCATTGGCACGTTTGTCCATGAATCAGGGCATTTGATCACTAACTGGCCTGATCTTTATGATTACGATGGCAGCTCCGAAGGCTCCGTTGCCAGCTTTGGTGTGATGGGTTATGGCGCTATCGGGACAACGAATCGTTACAAGCCGACGCCTCCGGTGGCACATTTTCGTGCTATTGCTGGCTGGGACACAGTCACAGAGCTCAACCCGGCCATTAACGCGAATGCACCATCAGGTCGATTAAGTCACACCTCGCACAGCGGTACTTCATATAAATGGACCAACCCGGCAAACAGCAATGAAGCTTTTTATATCGAAGCCATTCATAAGTCAGGTCAGAATTCTGAGCAACTCGATCAGGGCTTAGCTGTCTGGCACGTCGACAGCCGTGGCAGCAATTCCAATGAGTGGTATCCGTATATTCAGATGGAACATGGTGATGGTAACCGTGACCCGGAATACAAGCGCAATCGCGGTGATGGGAGCGATCTGTTCGATGTGGCCGGAGAGTTTACCCATACTTTACCTAACTCTCAAACGTCTCGCGGTACCAACGGACTGTGGTGGAATGGCAGCGACTCGGGGCTCAGAATCACCAACATTTCAGACCCGGCGCAAACTATCTCTTTTACCATTGAATCTGAGGTTCAGCCAGACCCGGACACCTATACCGGGACTCTGAGCGATAAGCAAAGTGTGATTGAACCAAATGGTAGTTGGTTTCAGTATGGCGGCGGCACCATTGCGCTGGCCCTGAGCGGACCTGCAAGTGCTGACTTTGATCTGAAAATAGAAAAGTGGCTGAGTGGCAGATGGCAACAGGTCGCCATATCCGAGACGCCAACGTCTACTGAGTCCATCAACTACACTGCCTCATCGGGTTATTATCGATTTATTGTTTATTCATATTCTGGCGCAGGCAGTTATACATTGCGTGTGAGTAAATAA